A region of the Roseiflexus sp. RS-1 genome:
CCTGATGCGCCACTCCCGGCGATTCGAAGACATTGATCAGCGCGCTATCGGTATCGACGCGCTCGACTTCCACCTGCCCTCGTTCGTAATAACGCCGACCCTGTTGAACAACCGTTTGTGAGGTCGATAGCAGAATGTGATCGATGTCCAATATGTCAGCCGAGAGAATATTCCACATATGTGCATATCTAGTATCGATACATGCTATTCCGCACCGGCGCCCGGTTCGTCGTGTTCCTGAGGCGCCTGTTGCCGGGAGCGCAGGATTTCTGTGAAGACGGGTGCATTGTGAGGATTATACCATGCGCTTTTGGTATAATGGGGGAATAGTTGAACCAGACAGTCGCCTGACAGGAGCACGCTATGAGTACACGTTCGCAGCGCGGTCGAGCGGTTCAGACAAAGAAGAGCGGCGGCGCTTCCCGCGCACTCTATCTGGTGATGGGCGCTGCTGTGCTGCTGGTCATTGCAGTTGCCGCAACGATTGCGCTGCAAAACCGGCAGTCCGCCGCTACTGCCACACCGGGGCGCGACCCCGCGCGACCGGCAACCGGAGTTGCGACAGGGGTCGGCGCCGATGGTTTCTTCTTCAAAGGGAATGCCGATGCGCCGGTAACCGTCACCGAGTTTTCGGATTATCAGTGTCCTGGATGCGCCTACTACGCGACGATACTGGCGGCGCAGTTTGAGCAGGAGTACGTTGCGACCGGCAAGGTCCGGTTTGTCTACCACGAGTACCCCTTGAACGGGCATATCAACGGCGTGCCGGCTGCAATCGCCGCGCGTTGTGCAGGTGAACAGGGGGCGGATAACTACTGGGCGATGCACGACTATCTCTTCACCAACCAGCGTCAGTGGAGCGGTCAACCCAATCCGCAGGCGCAGTTCGTCGCCTATGCGCGGCAGATCGGTCTCGATACTGCTGCCTTCGAGCGTTGCTACACCAGCAACCGCTTCCGTGATGCGATCAATCAGGCGAAGGCATCCGGCGATGCGCTGCGCATCCCTGGCACTCCGTCGTTTGCCGTGAATGGGCAACTGGTCGATACGACCGGTGCGAGCAGTGTGGAGGAGATCTACGTGCGTATGCGCCAGGCGGTGGATCGAGCGCTTGCGGGGCAGTAGGGTCATTGCAGGGGTGGGTTTTTTTGGAAAACTCCTGTGCGTCATCTCCTGTTTCAGGCATCAGGATGCCCAAACTCCCCCTTCTCCCACAAGGGGAGAAGGGGGTTGGGGGGATGAGAGGCAAAGGCACGCGAGAATGCAGAGAATCTCTCATCTCTCCTGAGAAATCTACCCTTGAGAGGGAGAGAAAGCCGGGGAGATTGCACACGGCGCCGGGTGGTCGTGTGCAGCCAGCGCTGGCTGAATTTGGAAGCCTGAGCATGCTCGTACCTTTCTCCGTGTCACCTGCAGCGTGATTGCCCTGTGCGCCGCCGGGTTGTTCGAGCAGGCACTCATTGACAGCCCTTTGCCGCATGGCTATAATGCCACAGTCTGACGCGCCTGCTGCGTCGATGCGGATATTCGTCCTGCATCATCATAGATTATCGTTGCACGAATAAAGAGAGATGGCGTCGTGCGTAGTCGAGATATTTACTCGTTGATCTTCATTCTGCTGATTGCTGGCATTGCGCTGTCAATCGTCTTCGCCCCGGAAGGGCGCTGGTTGTTCAACCGCGACGTCAGCGTTCGCCTGGGGCTGGACTTGCGTGGCGGCATCCAGGTGCTGCTGCGCGCTGCAGAGCCGGTTGAACGCAGCGTGATGCAAACAGCAGCTGGTGTCATCGAGCGCCGTATCAACGGTTTAGGGGTTGCCGAGTCGGTGGTTCAGCTGTCGGGGAATGACCGGATCATCGTCGAGATACCCGGTATTGATAACCCCGAACAGGCGATTGAAACCCTGCGCGGCACCGGTAAACTGGAGTTCATCGACACCAAAGGCGAGTTTCTGGCGCCAGGCACGATTGTGCGCACAACCGGCAGCCCCAATCCGGTTGCGCTGCGTCCTACCGCCACGGTGACC
Encoded here:
- a CDS encoding DsbA family protein, with translation MSTRSQRGRAVQTKKSGGASRALYLVMGAAVLLVIAVAATIALQNRQSAATATPGRDPARPATGVATGVGADGFFFKGNADAPVTVTEFSDYQCPGCAYYATILAAQFEQEYVATGKVRFVYHEYPLNGHINGVPAAIAARCAGEQGADNYWAMHDYLFTNQRQWSGQPNPQAQFVAYARQIGLDTAAFERCYTSNRFRDAINQAKASGDALRIPGTPSFAVNGQLVDTTGASSVEEIYVRMRQAVDRALAGQ